In Microplitis mediator isolate UGA2020A chromosome 2, iyMicMedi2.1, whole genome shotgun sequence, a single window of DNA contains:
- the LOC130663794 gene encoding probable ribosome production factor 1, whose protein sequence is MKVKDLRKNPLRRKKPEKDDEGEEGDKIKVEESDKDDKKVRFPSDTNFNHIKCKAVRQMKVQKMMKAKAKAKKEAKKTRIQEGAPKGVTHTIESLREKDETMIKGDLDDEENAELKAELMNDEFAAYYQKDYEPKVLITYSDNPTRKTRIFGRELTRIIPNSISLYRNRSGVKKMVKSATARGFTDIVIVNENQCQPNGMLVIHLPDGPTALFKLSNVKITPELKRSHKEITTHRPEVILNNFSTRLGHTIGRMLGALFHYQPEFKGRRAVTFHNQRDYIFFRHHRYEFDLEKGKAKLRELGPRFTLKLRSLQHGTFDSKYGDYEWIIQGRRHALETSRRKFFL, encoded by the exons atgaaagttAAAGATTTGCGTAAAAATCCATTGCGCCGTAAAAAGCCAGAAAAAGATGATGAAGGTGAAGAaggtgataaaataaaagtagaaGAAAGTGATAAAGATGACAAGAAGGTTAGATTTCCATCGGACACAAATTTTAATCACATAAAATGCAAAGCCGTAAGACAAATGAAAGTCCAGAAGATGATGAAGGCCAAGGCGAAGGCGAAAAAAGAGGCCAAAAAGACCCGGATCCAAGAAGGAGCTCCAAAAGGTGTCACCCATACCATCGAAAGTCTGAGAGAAAAAGATGAGACCATGATTAAAGGTGACCTAGATGATGAAGAGAATGCTGAGCTGAAAGCTGAATTGATGAATGATGAATTTGCTGCTTATTATCAAAAGGATTACGAACCAAAGGTTCTGATAACTTATTCTGACAATCCTACGAGAAAAACAAGAATCTTTGGTCGTGAATTAACGCGCATTATTCCCAACTCAATTTCACTTTATCGTAATCGCTcgggtgttaaaaaaatggtGAAGTCTGCGACTGCTCGAGGGTTTACTGATATTGTTATTGTAAATGAGAATCAATGTCAGCCaa atggtATGCTGGTCATTCATTTACCAGATGGTCCAACAGCTCTATTTAAACTCAGTAATGTTAAAATAACTCCTGAATTGAAGCGAAGTCACAAAGAAATCACAACTCACAGACCggaagttattttaaataatttttctacacGATTGGGTCACACTATTGGACGTATGCTGGGTGCTCTCTTTCATTATCAGCCGGAATTTAAAGGTCGCCGAGCTGTTACTTTCCACAATCAACGTGATTACATATTTTTCCGACATCACAG ATATGAGTTTGATTTAGAAAAAGGTAAAGCTAAATTACGTGAACTGGGACCAAGATTCACTTTGAAATTACGATCACTTCAACACGGAACCTTTGATAGTAAATACGGAGATTATGAATGGATTATTCAAGGTCGTCGTCATGCTCTGGAAACAAGTAGAAGAAAATTCTtcttgtaa
- the LOC130663793 gene encoding tRNA (guanine(6)-N2)-methyltransferase THUMP3-like: MSEEPKSELERIFDIAKKDDNLITIGATVDTGFEWQAIDECREKISQNLRVFKDRGKIYFNIPIDDFYKVEELKSIDNVYILADVNYYSYNKKDKEYNFKLLKDSLLKNKSQLDKSVNAWKKFTKFPGKIFPSIEEYEKVVDAHKAAKEEKRKNPADEISVPGRKKRGKEPAAANENDILSYRVSCERSGTHAFESQEVAVNLGGEFNDLYHWIVDLTDYQLEILYKITHGETILHLRVTNESLHRRNIAFFGPTTLRATICYNLLRLAKPKPGEIIIDPMCGGGSIPIEAAKEFPLCYIIGGDNHEKAIERSRLNLAMLPKAYKTDLIKWNLEKLPFKDSYVDAFVTDMPFGKRMGSMSDNRIQYKKYLIELGRVVKMKYGRLVLLTYDRRSITVALKSASDLFRVKKTLSISMGGLNAAAYVLKRTNLSYDSFVSRVKTLVEPRKSSSSSDQSEA; the protein is encoded by the exons ATGTCTGAAGAACCTAAATCAGAATTAGAAAGAATTTTCGACATAGCTAAAAAAGATgacaatttaataacaatcgGCGCTACAGTTGACACCg gaTTCGAATGGCAGGCCATTGACGAGtgcagagaaaaaatatcacaGAACTTACGGGTTTTTAAAGATCGagggaaaatatattttaacattccaatagatgatttttataag gtCGAAGAATTGAAATCAATAGACAATGTTTATATACTAGCtgatgttaattattattcatataacAAAAAGGACAAGGAGTACAATTTCAAACTTCTTAAAGActcgttattaaaaaataagtcacAATTAGACAAGAGTGTAAATGCGTGGAagaaatttactaaatttccTGGGAAAATATTTCCTTCTATTGAAGAGTACGAAAAAGTAGTAGACGCTCACAAGGCAGCAAAAgaagagaaaagaaaaaatccagCTGATGAAATATCCGTGCCGGGTAGAAAAAAACGAGGGAAAGAACCAGCGGCAGCAAAtgaaaatgatattttgtctTATCGTGTTTCCTGTGAAAGGTCCGGAACTCATGCATTTGAATCACAGGAAGTTGCTGTTAATTTAGGCGGAGAGTTTAATGATTTGTATCATTGGATTGTTGATCTGACGGATTATCAACTGGAAATTTTGTACAAAATAACTCATGGCGAGACAATATTGCATTTACGTGTTACTAATGAGTCACTGCATCGGAGAAATATCGCGTTCTTTGGTCCTACAACCTTGAGAGCAACAATTTGTTACAATTTATTGCGACTGGCTAAACCCAAACCCGGTGAAATTATTATCGATCCAATGTGTGGTGGCGGATCTATTCCCATTGag gCAGCAAAAGAATTTCCATTGTGTTATATAATTGGTGGAGATAATCATGAAAAAGCCATAGAAAGATCAAGATTAAATTTAGCAATGCTACCTAAAGCTTATAAAACAGATTTAATCAAATggaatttggaaaaattaccGTTCAAAGATTCATATGTTGATGCTTTTGTAACAGAcatg ccGTTTGGTAAAAGAATGGGATCAATGTCAGACAATCGAAttcagtataaaaaatatttaatagaactAGGTCGtgttgttaaaatgaaatatggACGATTAGTTTTATTGACTTACGATCGAAGAAGTATTACTGTG gcTTTAAAATCAGCCTCAGATttatttagagtaaaaaaaactttgtctATAAGTATGGGAGGACTCAATGCAGCGGCTTACGTTTTAAAACGTACAAATTTATCATACGATAGTTTTGTCTCAAGAGTAAAGACACTCGTTGAGCCAAGAAAGTCATCGTCGTCTTCCGATCAATcaga AGCATGA